A genomic region of Mus musculus strain C57BL/6J chromosome 7, GRCm38.p6 C57BL/6J contains the following coding sequences:
- the Ntf5 gene encoding neurotrophin-4 isoform X1 — MLPRHSCSLLLFLFLLPSVPMEPHPPSSTLPPFLAPEWDLLSPRVALSRGAPAGPPLLFLLEAGAYGEPAGAPANRSRRGVSETAPASRRGELAVCDAVSGWVTDRRTAVDLRGREVEVLGEVPAAGGSPLRQYFFETRCKAESAGEGGPGVGGGGCRGVDRRHWLSECKAKQSYVRALTADSQGRVGWRWIRIDTACVCTLLSRTGRA; from the coding sequence ATGCTCCCTCGCCACTCCTgttctctcctccttttcctcttcctcctccccagcgTCCCCATGGAGCCCCACCCCCCATCCTCCACCCTGCCCCCATTTCTGGCCCCTGAGTGGGACCTCTTGTCTCCCCGAGTGGCCCTGTCAAGGGGCGCCCCTGCCGggccccctctcctcttcctgctgGAGGCCGGGGCCTATGGAGAGCCGGCAGGGGCCCCAGCCAACCGCAGCCGGCGCGGGGTGAGTGAGACCGCACCCGCAAGCCGCCGGGGTGAGCTGGCAGTATGCGACGCAGTGAGTGGCTGGGTGACCGACCGGCGGACAGCTGTGGACTTGCGTGGGCGCGAGGTGGAGGTGCTGGGCGAGGTGCCTGCGGCAGGTGGCAGTCCCCTGCGTCAGTACTTCTTCGAGACGCGCTGCAAGGCCGAAAGCGCTGGGGAAGGTGGCCCAGGTGTGGGCGGAGGGGGTTGTCGCGGCGTGGATCGGAGGCACTGGCTCTCAGAATGCAAGGCTAAGCAGTCCTATGTGCGGGCGTTGACTGCAGACTCCCAGGGCCGCGTAGGCTGGCGCTGGATTCGGATCGACACAGCTTGCGTCTGCACGCTCCTCAGCCGAACAGGCCGAGCCTGA
- the Lhb gene encoding lutropin subunit beta isoform X2 has protein sequence MGKGRLVPLPESACLSLCLLYSLTSPPVSFLLLCWESPPFPTFLFPLRPSSLKVLVGGSPSPPHAIGWVQSGQVLLPGATVTTSRFLGFPEKVRTMAGRTLALRYGPPWSPISETEVLGTWPNWHLTSSGVAHHWIPPASFPLPTLQSMVKAPLPAVSKVISRWETTSQSTYTPKTHGGPCAQPKAPEHKDPRRTLGIKSLAEKLRRHEGRGVPLNTKCQISETKAQYKGWPDVDQSAPLFAEPQPPELADHHRGGPSQALIPWTKNPEMAGQPFTVNKMGILDRLQPYQTITASDFTRSSEPLPRQQQTSSRPP, from the exons ATGGGAAAGGGGCGTTTAGTTCCTCTCCCCGAGtcagcctgtctgtctctgtgtctgctgTATTCCCTCACCTCACCTCCcgtttcctttctcctcctctgttgGGAGTCTCCACCCTTCCCtacttttctgtttcctctccgaCCCTCCTCTCTAAAAGTCCTAGTTGGGGGTTCCCCTAGCCCTCCACACGCCATTGGCTGGGTTCAGAGTGGGCAGGTTCTGTTACCAGGGGCAACGGTCACAACAAGCCGGTTTCTTGGCTTCCCAGAGAAGGTGAGGACCATGGCAGGTCGAACCCTAGCTCTTCGATATGGGCCCCCTTGGTCTCCCATTTCTGAAACTGAGGTACTTGGAACCTGGCCCAACTGGCATCTCACCAGCAGCGGGGTTGCCCACCACTGGATCCCACCGGCGTCCTTTCCTCTGCCTACTCTCCAG TCTATGGTCAAGGCACCCCTGCCTGCAGTCTCGAAAGTCATCAGCAGATGGGAAACCACCTCACAGTCTACATACACCCCCAAGACACATGGTGGCCCCTGTGCTCAGCCCAAGGCACCAGAGCACAAGGACCCCAGGCGGACACTTGGCATCAAGTCTTTGGCAGAAAAG CTAAGAAGACATGAGGGACGGGGTGTCCCCCTGAACACAAAATGCCAGATCAGTGAGACGAAGGCACAGTACAAGGGCTGGCCAGATGTGGATCAGAGTGCCCCCCTCTTTGCAGAGCCCCAGCCCCCAGAGCTCGCTGACCACCATCGCGGGGGACCTTCTCAG GCCCTCATCCCCTGGACGAAGAACCCTGAGATGGCTGGCCAACCCTTCACAGTGAACAAGATGGGCATCCTGGATCGGCTTCAACCCTATCAGACCATTACTGCAAGTGACTTCACAAG ATCCTCAGAGCCTCTTCCAAGGCAGCAACAAACCAGTTCTAGACCCCCTTGA
- the Lhb gene encoding lutropin subunit beta isoform X1, protein MGKGRLVPLPESACLSLCLLYSLTSPPVSFLLLCWESPPFPTFLFPLRPSSLKVLVGGSPSPPHAIGWVQSGQVLLPGATVTTSRFLGFPEKVRTMAGRTLALRYGPPWSPISETEVLGTWPNWHLTSSGVAHHWIPPASFPLPTLQSMVKAPLPAVSKVISRWETTSQSTYTPKTHGGPCAQPKAPEHKDPRRTLGIKSLAEKLRRHEGRGVPLNTKCQISETKAQYKGWPDVDQSAPLFAEPQPPELADHHRGGPSQALIPWTKNPEMAGQPFTVNKMGILDRLQPYQTITASDFTRNVSGYPHQKPVMGLSWPRKASHRDRASLPRVRPARPRPSQPYLGALSLTRESYGPLVHPLCGMDRICPVHASWGSPHRKPVLGLYSVPKAYCTENSRYGSARAELL, encoded by the exons ATGGGAAAGGGGCGTTTAGTTCCTCTCCCCGAGtcagcctgtctgtctctgtgtctgctgTATTCCCTCACCTCACCTCCcgtttcctttctcctcctctgttgGGAGTCTCCACCCTTCCCtacttttctgtttcctctccgaCCCTCCTCTCTAAAAGTCCTAGTTGGGGGTTCCCCTAGCCCTCCACACGCCATTGGCTGGGTTCAGAGTGGGCAGGTTCTGTTACCAGGGGCAACGGTCACAACAAGCCGGTTTCTTGGCTTCCCAGAGAAGGTGAGGACCATGGCAGGTCGAACCCTAGCTCTTCGATATGGGCCCCCTTGGTCTCCCATTTCTGAAACTGAGGTACTTGGAACCTGGCCCAACTGGCATCTCACCAGCAGCGGGGTTGCCCACCACTGGATCCCACCGGCGTCCTTTCCTCTGCCTACTCTCCAG TCTATGGTCAAGGCACCCCTGCCTGCAGTCTCGAAAGTCATCAGCAGATGGGAAACCACCTCACAGTCTACATACACCCCCAAGACACATGGTGGCCCCTGTGCTCAGCCCAAGGCACCAGAGCACAAGGACCCCAGGCGGACACTTGGCATCAAGTCTTTGGCAGAAAAG CTAAGAAGACATGAGGGACGGGGTGTCCCCCTGAACACAAAATGCCAGATCAGTGAGACGAAGGCACAGTACAAGGGCTGGCCAGATGTGGATCAGAGTGCCCCCCTCTTTGCAGAGCCCCAGCCCCCAGAGCTCGCTGACCACCATCGCGGGGGACCTTCTCAG GCCCTCATCCCCTGGACGAAGAACCCTGAGATGGCTGGCCAACCCTTCACAGTGAACAAGATGGGCATCCTGGATCGGCTTCAACCCTATCAGACCATTACTGCAAGTGACTTCACAAG GAACGTGTCTGGATATCCCCACCAGAAACCGGTGATGGGCCTGAGCTGGCCGAGGAAGGCATCCCACCGGGATCGGGCAAGTTTACCGAGGGTGCGCCCAGCCCGGCCACGCCCATCGCAGCCGTACCTGGGAGCCCTGTCTCTGACCCGGGAGTCCTACGGACCCTTGGTGCACCCGCTCTGTGGAATGGACCGAATTTGCCCAGTACATGCATCGTGGGGCAGCCCCCATCGGAAGCCAGTGCTGGGCCTTTACAGTGTACCCAAGGCCTACTGCACTGAGAATTCCCGCTATGGGAGTGCCAGGGCGGAGCTGCTGTGA
- the Lhb gene encoding lutropin subunit beta isoform X3 encodes MGKGRLVPLPESACLSLCLLYSLTSPPVSFLLLCWESPPFPTFLFPLRPSSLKVLVGGSPSPPHAIGWVQSGQVLLPGATVTTSRFLGFPEKVRTMAGRTLALRYGPPWSPISETEVLGTWPNWHLTSSGVAHHWIPPASFPLPTLQALIPWTKNPEMAGQPFTVNKMGILDRLQPYQTITASDFTRNVSGYPHQKPVMGLSWPRKASHRDRASLPRVRPARPRPSQPYLGALSLTRESYGPLVHPLCGMDRICPVHASWGSPHRKPVLGLYSVPKAYCTENSRYGSARAELL; translated from the exons ATGGGAAAGGGGCGTTTAGTTCCTCTCCCCGAGtcagcctgtctgtctctgtgtctgctgTATTCCCTCACCTCACCTCCcgtttcctttctcctcctctgttgGGAGTCTCCACCCTTCCCtacttttctgtttcctctccgaCCCTCCTCTCTAAAAGTCCTAGTTGGGGGTTCCCCTAGCCCTCCACACGCCATTGGCTGGGTTCAGAGTGGGCAGGTTCTGTTACCAGGGGCAACGGTCACAACAAGCCGGTTTCTTGGCTTCCCAGAGAAGGTGAGGACCATGGCAGGTCGAACCCTAGCTCTTCGATATGGGCCCCCTTGGTCTCCCATTTCTGAAACTGAGGTACTTGGAACCTGGCCCAACTGGCATCTCACCAGCAGCGGGGTTGCCCACCACTGGATCCCACCGGCGTCCTTTCCTCTGCCTACTCTCCAG GCCCTCATCCCCTGGACGAAGAACCCTGAGATGGCTGGCCAACCCTTCACAGTGAACAAGATGGGCATCCTGGATCGGCTTCAACCCTATCAGACCATTACTGCAAGTGACTTCACAAG GAACGTGTCTGGATATCCCCACCAGAAACCGGTGATGGGCCTGAGCTGGCCGAGGAAGGCATCCCACCGGGATCGGGCAAGTTTACCGAGGGTGCGCCCAGCCCGGCCACGCCCATCGCAGCCGTACCTGGGAGCCCTGTCTCTGACCCGGGAGTCCTACGGACCCTTGGTGCACCCGCTCTGTGGAATGGACCGAATTTGCCCAGTACATGCATCGTGGGGCAGCCCCCATCGGAAGCCAGTGCTGGGCCTTTACAGTGTACCCAAGGCCTACTGCACTGAGAATTCCCGCTATGGGAGTGCCAGGGCGGAGCTGCTGTGA
- the Lhb gene encoding lutropin subunit beta precursor, with amino-acid sequence MERLQGLLLWLLLSPSVVWASRGPLRPLCRPVNATLAAENEFCPVCITFTTSICAGYCPSMVRVLPAALPPVPQPVCTYRELRFASVRLPGCPPGVDPIVSFPVALSCRCGPCRLSSSDCGGPRTQPMACDLPHLPGLLLL; translated from the exons ATGGAGAGGCTCCAG gggctgctgctgtggctgctgctgagCCCAAGTGTGGTGTGGGCCTCCAGGGGCCCCCTTCGGCCACTGTGCCGGCCTGTCAACGCAACTCTGGCCGCAGAGAATGAGTTCTGCCCAGTCTGCATCACCTTCACCACCAGCATCTGTGCCGGCTACTGTCCTAGCATG GTCCGAGTACTGCCGGCTGCTTTGCCTCCTGTGCCTCAGCCAGTGTGCACCTACCGGGAGCTGCGCTTCGCATCTGTCCGCCTCCCTGGCTGCCCACCGGGTGTAGACCCCATAGTCTCCTTTCCTGTAGCCCTCAGCTGCCGCTGTGGGCCCTGCCGGCTCAGTAGCTCTGACTGTGGGGGTCCCAGGACTCAACCAATGGCCTGtgacctcccccacctccccggcctcctcctcctctga
- the Ruvbl2 gene encoding ruvB-like 2 isoform X1 gives MATVAATTKVPEIRDVTRIERIGAHSHIRGLGLDDALEPRQASQGMVGQLAARRAAGVVLEMIREGKIAGRAVLIAGQPGTGKTAIAMGMAQALGPDTPFTAIAGSEIFSLEMSKTEALTQAFRRSIGVRIKEETEIIEGEVVEIQIDRPATGTGSKVGKLTLKTTEMETIYDLGTKMIESLTKDKVQAGDVITIDKATGKISKLGRSFTRARDYDAMGSQTKFVQCPDGELQKRKEVVHTVSLHEIDVINSRTQGFLALFSGDTGEIKSEVREQINAKVAEWREEGKAEIIPGVLFIDEVHMLDIESFSFLNRALESDMAPVLIMATNRGITRIRGTSYQSPHGIPIDLLDRLLIVSTSPYSEKDTKQILRIRCEEEDVEMSEDAYTVLTRIGLETSLRYAIQLITAASLVCRKRKGTEVQVDDIKRVYSLFLDESRSTQYMKEYQDAFLFNELKGETMDTS, from the exons GCGCTCACTCCCACATCCGGGGGCTGGGACTGGATGATGCCCTGGAGCCAAGACAG GCTTCCCAGGGAATGGTGGGGCAGCTAGCTGCCCGGCGTGCAGCTGGCGTGGTGCTGGAGATGATCCGAGAAGGGAAGATTGCAGGGCGGGCCGTCCTCATTGCAGGCCAGCCAGGCACTGGGAAGACAGCCATTGCCATGG GCATGGCCCAGGCACTGGGCCCCGACACACCATTCACAGCCATCGCAGGCAGTGAGATCTTTTCTCTGGAGATGAGCAAGACTGAGGCTCTAACGCAAGCCTTCCGCCGTTCCATTGGTGTCCGGATCAA GGAGGAGACAGAGATCATTGAAGGGGAGGTGGTAGAGATCCAGATTGACCGGCCAGCCACAGGCACG GGATCCAAGGTGGGCAAACTGACCCTCAAGACCACGGAGATGGAGACCATCTACGACCTGGGTACCAAGATGATCGAGTCCCTGACCAAGGACAAGGTCCAGGCCGG AGACGTCATCACCATTGACAAGGCCACCGGCAAGATCTCCAAGCTGGGCCGCTCTTTCACACGTGCACGGGACTACGACGCCATGGGCTCCCAG ACCAAGTTTGTGCAGTGCCCAGACGGAGAGCTGCAGAAACGCAAGGAGGTGGTGCACACCGTGTCCCTCCATGAGATTGACGTCATCAACTCCCGTACTCAGGGCTTCCTGGCCCTCTTCTCAG GAGACACAGGGGAGATCAAGTCAGAAGTCCGAGAACAGATCAATGCAAAGGTGGCTGAGTGGAGAGAGGAGGGCAAGGCAGAGATCATTCCTGGG GTGCTGTTCATCGACGAGGTCCACATGCTGGAcattgagagtttctctttccTCAACCGGGCCCTGGAGAGCGACATGGCGCCTGTCCTCATCATGGCCACCAACCGAGGGATCACCCG GATCCGAGGCACCAGCTACCAGAGTCCCCACGGCATCCCCATCGACCTGCTGGACCGCTTGCTCATTGTATCAACGTCACCCTACAGTGAGAAGGATACCAAGCAGATTCTGCGCATCCG CTGTGAGGAGGAAGATGTGGAGATGAGTGAGGACGCCTACACAGTGCTGACCCGCATTGGGCTCGAGACCTCCCTGCGCTATGCCATCCAGCTCATCACAGCGGCCAGCCTGGTGTGCCGGAAACGAAAG GGCACCGAGGTGCAGGTCGATGACATTAAGCGTGTATACTCCCTCTTCCTGGATGAATCCCGCTCCACACAGTACATGAAGGAGTACCAAGATGCCTTCCTCTTCAATGAGCTCA AAGGCGAAACAATGGACACCTCCTGA